One Gossypium hirsutum isolate 1008001.06 chromosome A11, Gossypium_hirsutum_v2.1, whole genome shotgun sequence genomic window carries:
- the LOC107912987 gene encoding chaperone protein dnaJ 11, chloroplastic: MLSSLPISNSVSLSSISPPTASRLRFRPPLAAASTASFTSKQQKASPRGYLSRPGMAACTSLYEVLGISVGASNQEIKAAYRRLARVCHPDVVTIDRKDSSADEFMKIHAAYSTLSDPEKRAVYDSKLIWRCQRPLTSASRFSSFTGRSWETDQCW, translated from the coding sequence ATGCTCTCTTCCCTCCCCATCTCAAATTCTGTCTCCCTTTCGTCAATTTCTCCTCCGACAGCTTCCCGTCTCCGATTCCGACCACCTCTCGCCGCCGCCTCCACCGCCTCTTTTACTTCAAAACAACAAAAAGCTTCTCCCAGAGGTTACCTTAGCCGTCCAGGAATGGCAGCGTGCACATCTTTGTACGAGGTGCTGGGGATTTCTGTCGGCGCTTCGAACCAGGAAATCAAGGCGGCGTACCGCCGATTGGCAAGGGTTTGCCACCCCGATGTGGTGACAATCGATCGGAAAGACTCATCGGCCGATGAATTCATGAAGATCCATGCGGCCTACAGTACCTTATCGGATCCCGAGAAACGAGCCGTATATGATAGTAAGCTTATCTGGAGATGCCAACGGCCGTTGACTTCGGCTTCTAGGTTTTCTAGTTTTACCGGGAGGAGTTGGGAGACCGATCAGTGCTGGTAA
- the LOC107911057 gene encoding RING-H2 finger protein ATL39, translating into MDPAKGLSLNSHRLILTDHNSPHNDQHLNVLVDRIWSTVMVAVISLGITFFLIYKCIFRSPNHSSDENKTKPKPSVDSELDQIPVLVYGESMMPSSEPSCSDTISELETCAICLEEYVHGERVRVLPRCKHMFHKDCIEEWLEVPSLHCPICRDKVLEHCLQSARSNNCRNQRHNSNHIPLLGFYGGIRNTFV; encoded by the coding sequence ATGGATCCTGCCAAAGGCTTGAGTCTCAACAGCCACAGGCTTATACTCACAGACCATAACTCACCTCACAATGACCAACACTTGAATGTATTAGTCGACCGCATTTGGTCTACAGTCATGGTTGCAGTGATAAGTCTTGGTATAACTTTTTTCTTAATCTACAAATGCATTTTCCGATCACCAAACCACTCTTCCGATGAGAACAAAACCAAGCCAAAACCATCTGTCGACAGCGAGCTTGACCAGATTCCAGTCCTTGTATACGGAGAATCAATGATGCCCTCATCGGAGCCTAGTTGTTCCGACACTATTTCGGAGCTTGAAACCTGCGCTATATGTTTGGAAGAGTACGTGCATGGAGAGAGGGTGAGGGTGTTGCCGAGGTGTAAGCACATGTTCCACAAGGATTGTATTGAAGAATGGCTTGAGGTTCCATCTTTGCATTGTCCCATTTGCAGGGATAAGGTTCTGGAGCATTGCCTACAATCGGCAAGGTCTAATAATTGCAGGAACCAAAGGCATAATAGTAATCACATTCCATTGTTGGGTTTCTATGGTGGTATACGTAACACATTTGtctaa
- the LOC107912988 gene encoding DNA-(apurinic or apyrimidinic site) endonuclease 2 isoform X1 — MKIVTYNVNGLRQRVSQFGSLLKLLNSFDADIICIQETKLRRQELTADLAIADGYESFFSCTRSSDKGRTGYSGVATFCRVKSAFSSVEAALPIAAEEGFTGLLGCSRKDEAASAVAEGLVEFSREELLKVDSEGRCIITDHGHFVLFNLYGPRAGDGDSERIQFKLNFFKILEKRWESLLCRGRRIFVVGDLNIAPSAIDRCEAGPDFEKNEFRTWFRSMLVESGGHFFDVFRAKNPNRREAFTCWPSNTGAEQFNYGTRIDHILCAGPCLHEEHDVEGHNLVTCHVKECDILTEYKRWKPGSATRWKGGWNIKLEGSDHAPVYTCLREIPDVLEHSTPSLAARYLPMVHGLQQTLVSVLMRRQATKQVKSDVVSSSFPDESIISGGCSHVKRSIANCDANGTDISCCSLDQDSRNPILKVVGHSEDLKEEAACSTTIVFNEEYTSPLPNKRTRKRARKSQQLSLRSFFPKSQNLDYGIENSTNDISTNQTGVLNSNNQSQEAPVMDDRRCTTMQNDTNGISSSQGQEEPDRPCSPAQNNTNGNASSQGQEEQDGSRYLEKQKKSDALLEWQRIQQLMQNSIPLCKGHREPCVSRVVKKPGPNFGHRFYVCARAEGPSSNPEANCGYFRWASTKSRPK, encoded by the exons ATGAAGATAGTAACTTACAACGTAAATGGACTGAGGCAAAGAGTCTCACAGTTCGGTTCTCTCCTTAAATTACTCAATTCCTTTGATGCTGATATTATCTGCATCCAG GAGACGAAATTGAGAAGACAAGAATTAACGGCGGATTTGGCAATAGCCGATGGCTATGAATCCTTCTTTTCCTGCACTCGTTCCTCCGACAAAGGCCGAACTGGGTACTCCG gtgtgGCAACATTTTGTCGTGTTAAGTCGGCGTTCTCCAGTGTAGAAGCGGCGTTGCCGATTGCGGCGGAGGAAGGCTTCACGGGTCTCCTAGGTTGTTCTAGAAAAGACGAAGCAGCTTCAGCAGTAGCTGAAGGGCTTGTGGAGTTTTCAAGAGAGGAGCTTCTCAAAGTTGATAGTGAGGGGCGGTGCATTATCACAGATCATGGTCATTTCG TTCTTTTCAACTTGTATGGACCCCGAGCAGGGGACGGTGATTCTGAGAGAATTCAGTTCAAGCTCAACTTTTTCAAGATATTAGAG AAAAGATGGGAGTCTCTGTTGTGTCGAGGAAGGAGGATTTTTGTTGTTGGTGACCTCAACATTGCTCCTTCTGCTATTGATCGTTGTGAAGCTGGACCAGATTTTGAGAAGAATGA GTTTAGAACATGGTTTAGATCAATGCTAGTGGAATCTGGAGGCCATTTCTTTGATGTTTTCAGGGCCAAAAATCCAAACAG AAGAGAAGCATTTACATGCTGGCCTTCAAATACTGGTGCTGAGCAATTCAATTATGGGACAAGAATTGATCATATTCTATGTGCTGGGCCTTGCTTACATGAGGAGCACGATGTAGAGGGACATAATTTGGTAACCTGCCATGTGAAGGAGTGTGACATCTTGACAGAATACAAGCGGTGGAAGCCTGGAAGTGCAACAAG GTGGAAAGGAGGGTGGAACATTAAGTTAGAAGGTTCGGACCATGCACCTGTTTATACGTGCTTAAGGGAAATCCCTGATGTCTTAGAACATAGCACTCCATCTTTAGCTGCTAGATATCTGCCAATGGTTCATGGTCTGCAGCAAACTCTTG TGTCAGTTTTAATGAGAAGGCAAGCTACTAAGCAAGTCAAATCCGATGTAGTATCAAGTTCATTTCCTGATGAAAGTATCATCTCAGGAGGTTGCAGTCATGTAAAAAGGTCTATAGCTAATTGTGATGCTAATGGAACAGATATATCCTGCTGTTCTTTGGACCAGGACTCCCGAAACCCCATCCTAAAAGTTGTTGGTCATTCTGAAGATCTCAAAGAGGAGGCTGCTTGTAGCACTACCATTGTATTCAACGAGGAGTACACCAGTCCATTGCCTAACAAACGAACCAGGAAAAGAGCTAGAAAGAGTCAACAGCTCTCCTTGAGATCATTTTTCCCGAAAAGTCAAAACCTAGATTATGGCATCGAGAATTCTACAAATGATATTTCAACTAACCAGACCGGTGTCCTAAACTCTAACAATCAGTCCCAGGAAGCTCCTGTGATGGATGATCGTAGATGCACTACCATGCAGAATGATACAAATGGAATTTCATCCTCACAGGGTCAAGAAGAACCAGATCGTCCATGTAGTCCAGCACAAAACAACACAAATGGGAATGCATCCTCACAGGGTCAAGAAGAACAAGATGGTAGTCGTTATTTGGAGAAACAGAAGAAGAGTGATGCATTATTGGAGTGGCAAAGGATCCAACAACTCATGCAGAACAGCATACCTCTTTGCAAGGGCCATAGAGAACCTTGTGTTTCTCGAGTAGTGAAGAAACCAGGTCCTAATTTTGGTCATAGGTTCTACGTGTGTGCTCGAGCTGAG GGTCCTTCTTCCAACCCCGAAGCAAATTGTGGTTACTTCAGATGGGCTTCTACGAAGTCACGGCCAAAATGA
- the LOC107912988 gene encoding DNA-(apurinic or apyrimidinic site) endonuclease 2 isoform X2 — protein sequence MAMNPSFPALVPPTKAELGTPSAFSSVEAALPIAAEEGFTGLLGCSRKDEAASAVAEGLVEFSREELLKVDSEGRCIITDHGHFVLFNLYGPRAGDGDSERIQFKLNFFKILEKRWESLLCRGRRIFVVGDLNIAPSAIDRCEAGPDFEKNEFRTWFRSMLVESGGHFFDVFRAKNPNRREAFTCWPSNTGAEQFNYGTRIDHILCAGPCLHEEHDVEGHNLVTCHVKECDILTEYKRWKPGSATRWKGGWNIKLEGSDHAPVYTCLREIPDVLEHSTPSLAARYLPMVHGLQQTLVSVLMRRQATKQVKSDVVSSSFPDESIISGGCSHVKRSIANCDANGTDISCCSLDQDSRNPILKVVGHSEDLKEEAACSTTIVFNEEYTSPLPNKRTRKRARKSQQLSLRSFFPKSQNLDYGIENSTNDISTNQTGVLNSNNQSQEAPVMDDRRCTTMQNDTNGISSSQGQEEPDRPCSPAQNNTNGNASSQGQEEQDGSRYLEKQKKSDALLEWQRIQQLMQNSIPLCKGHREPCVSRVVKKPGPNFGHRFYVCARAEGPSSNPEANCGYFRWASTKSRPK from the exons ATGGCTATGAATCCTTCTTTTCCTGCACTCGTTCCTCCGACAAAGGCCGAACTGGGTACTCCG TCGGCGTTCTCCAGTGTAGAAGCGGCGTTGCCGATTGCGGCGGAGGAAGGCTTCACGGGTCTCCTAGGTTGTTCTAGAAAAGACGAAGCAGCTTCAGCAGTAGCTGAAGGGCTTGTGGAGTTTTCAAGAGAGGAGCTTCTCAAAGTTGATAGTGAGGGGCGGTGCATTATCACAGATCATGGTCATTTCG TTCTTTTCAACTTGTATGGACCCCGAGCAGGGGACGGTGATTCTGAGAGAATTCAGTTCAAGCTCAACTTTTTCAAGATATTAGAG AAAAGATGGGAGTCTCTGTTGTGTCGAGGAAGGAGGATTTTTGTTGTTGGTGACCTCAACATTGCTCCTTCTGCTATTGATCGTTGTGAAGCTGGACCAGATTTTGAGAAGAATGA GTTTAGAACATGGTTTAGATCAATGCTAGTGGAATCTGGAGGCCATTTCTTTGATGTTTTCAGGGCCAAAAATCCAAACAG AAGAGAAGCATTTACATGCTGGCCTTCAAATACTGGTGCTGAGCAATTCAATTATGGGACAAGAATTGATCATATTCTATGTGCTGGGCCTTGCTTACATGAGGAGCACGATGTAGAGGGACATAATTTGGTAACCTGCCATGTGAAGGAGTGTGACATCTTGACAGAATACAAGCGGTGGAAGCCTGGAAGTGCAACAAG GTGGAAAGGAGGGTGGAACATTAAGTTAGAAGGTTCGGACCATGCACCTGTTTATACGTGCTTAAGGGAAATCCCTGATGTCTTAGAACATAGCACTCCATCTTTAGCTGCTAGATATCTGCCAATGGTTCATGGTCTGCAGCAAACTCTTG TGTCAGTTTTAATGAGAAGGCAAGCTACTAAGCAAGTCAAATCCGATGTAGTATCAAGTTCATTTCCTGATGAAAGTATCATCTCAGGAGGTTGCAGTCATGTAAAAAGGTCTATAGCTAATTGTGATGCTAATGGAACAGATATATCCTGCTGTTCTTTGGACCAGGACTCCCGAAACCCCATCCTAAAAGTTGTTGGTCATTCTGAAGATCTCAAAGAGGAGGCTGCTTGTAGCACTACCATTGTATTCAACGAGGAGTACACCAGTCCATTGCCTAACAAACGAACCAGGAAAAGAGCTAGAAAGAGTCAACAGCTCTCCTTGAGATCATTTTTCCCGAAAAGTCAAAACCTAGATTATGGCATCGAGAATTCTACAAATGATATTTCAACTAACCAGACCGGTGTCCTAAACTCTAACAATCAGTCCCAGGAAGCTCCTGTGATGGATGATCGTAGATGCACTACCATGCAGAATGATACAAATGGAATTTCATCCTCACAGGGTCAAGAAGAACCAGATCGTCCATGTAGTCCAGCACAAAACAACACAAATGGGAATGCATCCTCACAGGGTCAAGAAGAACAAGATGGTAGTCGTTATTTGGAGAAACAGAAGAAGAGTGATGCATTATTGGAGTGGCAAAGGATCCAACAACTCATGCAGAACAGCATACCTCTTTGCAAGGGCCATAGAGAACCTTGTGTTTCTCGAGTAGTGAAGAAACCAGGTCCTAATTTTGGTCATAGGTTCTACGTGTGTGCTCGAGCTGAG GGTCCTTCTTCCAACCCCGAAGCAAATTGTGGTTACTTCAGATGGGCTTCTACGAAGTCACGGCCAAAATGA
- the LOC107912989 gene encoding transcription factor bHLH121 isoform X3, translating to MDHQWKPNDFSMPAAADLDPSNPEPRQRQEMEATDPIAARKVQKADREKLRRDKLNEQFVELGNTLDPDRPKNDKVTILVDTTQMLKDLTAEVNRLRAECSSLTEESPDSGEE from the exons ATGGATCATCAATGGAAGCCTAACGATTTCTCTATGCCAGCGGCAGCAGATTTGGACCCCTCAAACCCTGAACCCAG ACAAAGGCAGGAGATGGAAGCTACTGATCCAATAGCTGCAAGGAAAGTTCAGAAGGCGGACCGTGAAAAATTGAGGAGGGACAAGCTGAATGAGCAATTTGTTGAGTTGGGTAACACGCTAG ACCCAGATAGACCTAAGAATGATAAAGTAACTATACTTGTGGATACAACCCAAATGCTTAAGGATTTAACTGCCGAAGTCAACAGACTAAGGGCTGAGTGTTCATCACTTACTGAGGAATCAC CTGACTCAGGAGAAGAATGA
- the LOC107912989 gene encoding transcription factor bHLH121 isoform X2 — MDHQWKPNDFSMPAAADLDPSNPEPRQRQEMEATDPIAARKVQKADREKLRRDKLNEQFVELGNTLDPDRPKNDKVTILVDTTQMLKDLTAEVNRLRAECSSLTEESRELTQEKNEL, encoded by the exons ATGGATCATCAATGGAAGCCTAACGATTTCTCTATGCCAGCGGCAGCAGATTTGGACCCCTCAAACCCTGAACCCAG ACAAAGGCAGGAGATGGAAGCTACTGATCCAATAGCTGCAAGGAAAGTTCAGAAGGCGGACCGTGAAAAATTGAGGAGGGACAAGCTGAATGAGCAATTTGTTGAGTTGGGTAACACGCTAG ACCCAGATAGACCTAAGAATGATAAAGTAACTATACTTGTGGATACAACCCAAATGCTTAAGGATTTAACTGCCGAAGTCAACAGACTAAGGGCTGAGTGTTCATCACTTACTGAGGAATCACGTGAG CTGACTCAGGAGAAGAATGAGCTCTGA
- the LOC107912989 gene encoding transcription factor bHLH121 isoform X1 gives MFPWTGIEPSVVVAPPYSYPAPLHVPTGPIAMLPSLQPYPYFLNHGPGAVANPCSTYIPYSMEQPSSQPTSSSHLSFQRDCRSKPMDDQGGSNRDSCDGSNDVVTELELKIPGSSTNQGLSAVETKGKQTEERSMVNSISSSRIQGPRDSASNNLDEVSKSKK, from the exons ATGTTCCCATGGACCGGTATTGAACCTTCAGTTGTTGTGGCTCCCCCTTATTCATATCCAGCTCCTCTGCATGTCCCTACGGGTCCAATTGCAATGCTCCCCTCACTGCAACCGTATCCATATTTTCTAAATCATGGTCCAGGTGCTGTTGCCAATCCCTGCTCAACCTACATACCATATTCAATGGAACAACCATCATCACAACCTACATCGTCTTCACACCTTTCTTTCCAAAGGGATTGCAGAAGCAAACCAATGGATGACCAAGGAGGAAGTAACAGAGATAGTTGTGATGGTTCTAACGATGTGGTGACCGAACTTGAGCTGAAGATACCTGGTTCATCAACAAATCAG GGTTTGTCTGCTGTAGAAACAAAAGGCAAGCAAACTGAGGAGAGAAGTATGGTGAACAGTATCTCTTCAAGCCGAATTCAAGGTCCTCGCGATAGCGCCTCTAACAATCTGGATGAAGTTTCAAAGTCCAAAAAATGA
- the LOC107912990 gene encoding calcium-dependent protein kinase 28 isoform X1 yields MGACLSTTKVIGSSSNAAAHHRKHQPSATTVTANEKKESRKPNNQQGQRQQVRSSQPLKVKGKPSSTRQTGIIPCGKRTDFGYHKNFDQRYTIGKLLGHGQFGYTYVAIDKANGDRVAVKKIDKNKMVLPMAVEDVKREVKILEALKGHENVVQFYNAFEDDSYVYIVMELCEGGELLDRILAKKDSRYSEKDAAVVVRQMLKVAAECHLHGLVHRDMKPENFLFKSTREDSLLKATDFGLSDFIRPGKRFHDIVGSAYYVAPEVLKRRSGPESDVWSIGVITYILLCGKRPFWDKTEDGIFKEVLKKKPDFRRKPWPTISNGAKDFVKKLLVKDPHARLTAAQALSHPWVREGGNASDIPVDISVLNNLRQFVKYSRLKQFALRALASTLNEEEIADLRDQFDAIDVDKNGSISLEEMRQALAKDLPWKMKEPRVLEILQAIDSNTDGLVDFKEFVAAALHVNQMEEHDSDKWQMLSQAAFEKFDVDRDGFITPEELRMHTGLRGSIDPLLEEADIDKDGKISLSEFRRLLRTASISSRNVPCSSDQRNSRKL; encoded by the exons ATGGGAGCCTGTCTCTCCACTACCAAAGTTATTGGCTCAAGCAGCAACGCCGCCGCCCACCACCGCAAACATCAACCCTCTGCCACCACTGTAACGGCCAATGAGAAGAAAGAGTCTCGAAAGCCAAATAATCAACAGGGTCAGCGGCAGCAGGTGAGGAGTTCTCAGCCTTTAAAGGTCAAAGGGAAGCCAAGTTCTACCAGACAAACAGGGATCATACCCTGCGGCAAGCGTACTGATTTTGGGTATCATAAAAATTTTGATCAGCGATACACCATTGGGAAATTGTTGGGACATGGACAATTTGGTTACACCTATGTTGCCATCGACAAGGCAAATGGGGATCGTGTTGCTGTTaagaaaattgataaaaataag ATGGTTCTTCCAATGGCTGTTGAGGATGTCAAGCGAGAGGTTAAAATATTGGAAGCCTTGAAAGGGCATGAGAATGTGGTTCAGTTTTATAATGCATTTGAGGATGATTCTTATGTATACATTGTTATGGA GTTATGTGAGGGTGGAGAGTTGCTGGACCGGATATTGGCTAA AAAAGATAGTCGTTATAGTGAAAAAGACGCAGCAGTTGTTGTACGGCAGATGCTCAAGGTTGCTGCTGAGTGTCATTTGCATGGCTTGGTGCATCGTGACATGAAACCTGAG AATTTCCTATTTAAGTCGACCAGAGAGGACTCACTGCTTAAGGCTACAGATTTTGGCTTGTCAGACTTTATCAGACCCG GGAAGAGGTTTCATGATATTGTAGGCAGTGCCTACTATGTTGCTCCTGAGGTGTTAAAGAGAAGGTCAGGGCCCGAATCAGATGTCTGGAGTATTGGTGTAATTACCTACATTTTGCTTTGTGGGAAGCGGCCCTTTTGGGATAAGACCGAGGATGGCATATTTAAGGAG GTTTTGAAGAAGAAGCCTGATTTTCGTCGTAAGCCATGGCCAACAATTAGCAATGGTGCTAAAGATTTTGTGAAGAAGTTATTGGTGAAGGATCCCCATGCCAGACTGACAGCTGCTCAGGCCCTAT CACACCCGTGGGTTAGAGAAGGAGGAAATGCGTCTGATATTCCTGTTGATATTTCTGTCCTTAACAACCTGCGACAATTTGTGAAGTATAGTCGATTGAAGCAATTTGCTCTGAGG GCATTAGCTAGCACACTTAATGAAGAAGAGATAGCTGATCTTCGGGATCAGTTTGATGCAATTGATGTGGATAAGAATGGTTCTATTAGTCTTGAAGAGATGAGACAG GCCCTCGCTAAAGATCTTCCTTGGAAAATGAAGGAACCACGTGTCCTTGAGATTCTTCAAGCG ATTGATAGCAACACAGATGGGCTTGTTGATTTCAAGGAGTTTGTTGCAGCAGCTCTACATGTGAATCAAATGGAAGAACATGATTCTGATAAATGGCAGATGCTTTCGCAAGCTGCTTTTGAGAAATTTGATGTAGATAGAGATGGGTTTATAACTCCAGAGGAACTTAGAATG CACACGGGCTTAAGAGGTTCCATTGACCCTTTGCTTGAGGAGGCTGACATTGATAAAGATGGAAAAATAAGCCTTTCGGAATTCCGCCGACTTCTACGAACTGCAAGCATTAGTTCACGGAATGTACCTTGTTCATCTGATCAGCGGAATTCTCGGAAGTTATAG
- the LOC107912990 gene encoding calcium-dependent protein kinase 28 isoform X2 has translation MGACLSTTKVIGSSSNAAAHHRKHQPSATTVTANEKKESRKPNNQQGQRQQVRSSQPLKVKGKPSSTRQTGIIPCGKRTDFGYHKNFDQRYTIGKLLGHGQFGYTYVAIDKANGDRVAVKKIDKNKMVLPMAVEDVKREVKILEALKGHENVVQFYNAFEDDSYVYIVMELCEGGELLDRILAKKDSRYSEKDAAVVVRQMLKVAAECHLHGLVHRDMKPENFLFKSTREDSLLKATDFGLSDFIRPGKRFHDIVGSAYYVAPEVLKRRSGPESDVWSIGVITYILLCGKRPFWDKTEDGIFKEVLKKKPDFRRKPWPTISNGAKDFVKKLLVKDPHARLTAAQALSHPWVREGGNASDIPVDISVLNNLRQFVKYSRLKQFALRALASTLNEEEIADLRDQFDAIDVDKNGSISLEEMRQALAKDLPWKMKEPRVLEILQAWF, from the exons ATGGGAGCCTGTCTCTCCACTACCAAAGTTATTGGCTCAAGCAGCAACGCCGCCGCCCACCACCGCAAACATCAACCCTCTGCCACCACTGTAACGGCCAATGAGAAGAAAGAGTCTCGAAAGCCAAATAATCAACAGGGTCAGCGGCAGCAGGTGAGGAGTTCTCAGCCTTTAAAGGTCAAAGGGAAGCCAAGTTCTACCAGACAAACAGGGATCATACCCTGCGGCAAGCGTACTGATTTTGGGTATCATAAAAATTTTGATCAGCGATACACCATTGGGAAATTGTTGGGACATGGACAATTTGGTTACACCTATGTTGCCATCGACAAGGCAAATGGGGATCGTGTTGCTGTTaagaaaattgataaaaataag ATGGTTCTTCCAATGGCTGTTGAGGATGTCAAGCGAGAGGTTAAAATATTGGAAGCCTTGAAAGGGCATGAGAATGTGGTTCAGTTTTATAATGCATTTGAGGATGATTCTTATGTATACATTGTTATGGA GTTATGTGAGGGTGGAGAGTTGCTGGACCGGATATTGGCTAA AAAAGATAGTCGTTATAGTGAAAAAGACGCAGCAGTTGTTGTACGGCAGATGCTCAAGGTTGCTGCTGAGTGTCATTTGCATGGCTTGGTGCATCGTGACATGAAACCTGAG AATTTCCTATTTAAGTCGACCAGAGAGGACTCACTGCTTAAGGCTACAGATTTTGGCTTGTCAGACTTTATCAGACCCG GGAAGAGGTTTCATGATATTGTAGGCAGTGCCTACTATGTTGCTCCTGAGGTGTTAAAGAGAAGGTCAGGGCCCGAATCAGATGTCTGGAGTATTGGTGTAATTACCTACATTTTGCTTTGTGGGAAGCGGCCCTTTTGGGATAAGACCGAGGATGGCATATTTAAGGAG GTTTTGAAGAAGAAGCCTGATTTTCGTCGTAAGCCATGGCCAACAATTAGCAATGGTGCTAAAGATTTTGTGAAGAAGTTATTGGTGAAGGATCCCCATGCCAGACTGACAGCTGCTCAGGCCCTAT CACACCCGTGGGTTAGAGAAGGAGGAAATGCGTCTGATATTCCTGTTGATATTTCTGTCCTTAACAACCTGCGACAATTTGTGAAGTATAGTCGATTGAAGCAATTTGCTCTGAGG GCATTAGCTAGCACACTTAATGAAGAAGAGATAGCTGATCTTCGGGATCAGTTTGATGCAATTGATGTGGATAAGAATGGTTCTATTAGTCTTGAAGAGATGAGACAG GCCCTCGCTAAAGATCTTCCTTGGAAAATGAAGGAACCACGTGTCCTTGAGATTCTTCAAGCG TGGTTTTGA